The following are encoded together in the Mycteria americana isolate JAX WOST 10 ecotype Jacksonville Zoo and Gardens chromosome 2, USCA_MyAme_1.0, whole genome shotgun sequence genome:
- the LOC142406288 gene encoding uncharacterized protein LOC142406288, with amino-acid sequence MERGQGVHSGPREPTAEPACRPSTGIPPAPRGAAVGGPAARPGRAPTRHPRLRSWVSAGHRMPALPPGREGRSAAAALRLAPAWHGGSVGEREFTGRSRPRSLPGRAALRCAGAARRGERCENRSVPSRIPGSLDPGLPPPCPRRPAQARRCPRGEAGPSPARSAQTGARGSPAGRAPRSGGPGGSLRKTRTQPEKRRHSPR; translated from the coding sequence ATGGAGCGTGGACAGGGAGTTCACTCCGGGCCACGGGAGCCCACGGCGGAGCCTGCCTGCCGGCCGAGCACCGGCatccctcccgccccgcggggagccgccgtgggaggccccgccgcccgcccgggccgcgcACCCACGCGGCATCCCCGGCTGCGGAGCTGGGTGTCCGCCGGGCACCGCATGCCTGCCCTGCCCCCGGGGCGAGAAGGCCGGAGCGCGGCCGCTGCCCTCCGCCTCGCCCCGGCGTGGCACGGCGGCTCGGTCGGGGAGAGGGAGTTCACGGGCCGGAgccgcccccgctccctcccaggccgcgctgcgctgcgctgcgcgggggctgcgcgccGCGGGGAGCGGTGCGAAAATAGGTCAGTCCCTTCACGCATCCCGGGCAGTTTGGACCCAGGCCTGCCGcctccctgcccccgccgcccggcgcaGGCTCGGCGGTGTCCCCGCGGCGAGGCCGGTCCTTCCCCGGCGAGGAGCGCACAGACCGGAGCGAGAGGGAGCCCGGCCGGCCGCGCACCCCGCTCGGGAGGCCCCGGGGGGAGTCTGCGGAAAACACGCACGCAGCCCGAAAAACGTCGTCACAGCCCCAGGTGA